DNA from Mesorhizobium sp. DCY119:
ACGAGAATGCCCGCCCCGACAACTTCTTCGACCCGAACGAGGAAGAAGGCGAGGAAGCCTGATCACGGTTTGAAAAACCGATTGTTCATTCGTGAACTGGACCAAAGCCCGGGTGAAAACCCGGGCTTTTTTGTACAAGCTGGAACATTTTCAGCCGTGGCGCTTTGACGCAGAATGATGTCGACCCCATCTTAGAATCAGCATCGGGTGCCTTGGCATGAACATTCTGCTTCAACGTATTATCGACCGTCTCGTGCGCACGGGAAACCTCTCCGTCACCGGGCCGAATGGTTCCACACACACTTTCGGCGACAGTACCGGCGAGCCCGTCCATGTCGTCATCAACACCCGCCATGCAGAACGCGCAATCGCCTTCGACCCCATGCTGGCGCTGCCGGAAGCCTTCATGGAAGGCGAACTGGACGTCGTTGAGGGCGACATTCTCGGCGTGCTGCGCATCGCTTTCCAGAACATGGGTCCGGGCGGCATCGAGGCGTCATGGACGAAAGCCGTCGAAGGCCTGCGCCATGCATTCCGCCGTTTCTATCAGCTGAACACGGCCGGTCGCTCCAGGCGCAACGTGCAGCGCCACTACGACCTCTCGGGCGAGCTCTATAAGCTCTTCCTGGACGACGACATGCAATATTCCTGCGCCTATTTCGAGCGGCCGGACATGACGCTGGAGGAAGCCCAGCTCGCAAAGAAGCGGCACATCGCTGCCAAGCTGCGCATAAAGCCCGGCCAGAACGTGCTCGATATCGGCTCCGGCTGGGGCGGTCTCGGCCTTTATCTCGCCCGCACCTTCGATGCGGACGTTCTCGGCGTTACGCTGTCGACCGAGCAGCATGCGGTCGCCACCGAGCGCGCCAATGCGGAGGGGCTTGAGAACCACGTCCATTTCGAGCTTCGCGACTACCGCCACCTGACCGAGCGTTTCGACCGCATCGTTTCGGTCGGCATGTTCGAGCATGTCGGCGTCAACCACTACCGCACCTTCTTCGACAAGGTGGCCACGCTGCTGAAGCCCGACGGCGTCATGGTGCTGCATTCGATCGGCCGCAGCGGCCCGCCCTCGGCCACCAACGCCTTCATCCGCAAGCACATCTTCCCCGGTGGCTATATCCCTGCCCTTTCGGAAGTGCTGCCGCATATCGAAAAGTCGGGCCTGATGGTCTCGGACGTCGAAGTCCTGCGCATGCACTATGCCGACACGCTGAAGGCCTGGCGCGAGCGCTTCATGGCCAACCGCGAGCGGGCCAAGGAAATCTACGACGAGCGTTTCTGCCGCATGTGGGAATTCTATCTCGCCGGCTCGGAAGCTGCGTTCCGCTGGCAGGACCTCATGGTGTTCCAGATCCAGCTCACCCGCCGCAACGACATCGTGCCGCTGACGCGCGACTATATCGGCAAGTGTGAGAAGGCCCTCTCCATGCACGAGGCGGCACACCAGCCGGAAGCCGAGACCGTGAAGAAGCCGCAGAGATCGCGGCGAATTCCCGAAGCGGGCGAGTAAGGTTTTTTCTCGTAAGGTCCACGCCCCTTCACGCGCCTACCACTGGCGCCCTCTTACGGCAGGGCTGTCGCATATGAGGAACCCCCACCCCTAACCCCTCCCCACAAGGGGGAGGGAAACCTTGTGGCATCCTCGCAAGGCGCGGATCATTGATAGTTTCGCGTCGCAAAACAGCCGCAGGAGTCCCCCTCCCCCTTGTGGGGAGGGGTTAGGGGTGGGGGTTATCACAAGCAACATTCATCGCAATTTTCATATGCAATTGCCCTGCCGTAAAGACGGGCGAGGCCCGCGACTCGCCCTGCTGTGGTAAGGGTGAGGGGCAGCGCCAACCTCAACCGGAAGCCCCACCTATGACCATTCCAATCTTCATCGCAGCCGCGATCTGTGAAATCGCTGGCTGCTTTGCCTTCTGGGCGTGGTGGCGGCTGGAGAAATCACCGCTCTGGCTCGTGCCGGGCGTGGTGTCGCTCATCCTGTTCGCCTGGCTGCTCACGCTTGTCGACACGCAGGCCGCCGGCCGTGCCTACGCCACCTATGGCGGCATCTACATTGCCGCCTCGCTTTTCTGGCTGTGGCTGGCCGAAGGCGTTCGCCCCGACCGCTGGGACGTTCTTGGTGCTGCGATCTGCGTCGCCGGCGCCTCGATCATCCTGTTCGCGCCGCGCGGGGCGTGACCGGCAAGATACTCATTCCTTGATCGGCACCCATATCTCCAGCCCACCATTTCCGCTGCGCGGATCGAACTCCGGACCATAGCGCTCGAAACTCGGCGCATCGGCGGATTTGTACTGCGATTCCGGCAGCCACTTGCTCCAGATCGTGTGCATCGTGCCGCGGATAGCCGAGATATGGTCGCGATGGGTAAACACCGCATATTTCTGCGGCGACACCCGCACGCAGCTGAATTCCTTCGGCATCTCCGAGAAATCCTTGACCTCGACGCCGCTGACATATTCGAAGCTGGTGTCGTCGAAATTGCAGCACAGGCCATACCAGGCATTCGGCACCGCGCCGGGAATGCTGCCTTCATATTCGTTGAAACGCTGCCACAGCGCCGGAATCAGATTGTTTGTCCTGTCGTATTCGTAACGCTCGCCAAGTCCGGCGATCAGCATCGCTTTGCCTTCCACGAAGCGCGGTTCTTCCAGGGTAACTGTCGGTTGGTCGGACATGATAATCGGCTCCACGAGTTCGATGTTGTCGTGATGGTGTTGCGCGCGCAGTGCCTCGGGCGTCAGCCCGAACTGGTCGCGGAACGCCCGCGTGAATGCCTCATGGGAGCCATAGCCGGCATCGATCGCGACGCCGAGAATGTCGGGCGCGCCATCCGCCAGGGCCCTCGCCGCCTCGCTCAGCCGGCGGCCGCGCACATAGCGGATGACCGACTGGCCAGTCGCGGCGACGAAGGCCCGCGACAGATGAAAACGCGAGACGCCGCCGACAAGGGCGATGTCGTCGAGCGAAATCTCCTTGGCAAAGTGGCTTTCGACAAACCAGAGCGCTTTCGATACCGGGTCCATGTCACTCCCTTCAGGCAATGGCCCGATATGCCCGTTTCCGAAACCGTCCGTTTGATCGTTTTTGCGGTGGAGCGCGTTTTGCCGTCTCAGGGCTTCGCCGGCGTCACGATCTCATAGGTGCAGGCGAAGGACGCAGCCGCGATGCGATAGGTGTCGCTGACATCGTCGGGCACCTGCACGATGGCGTCGCCCGGCCTGGCGACCATCGCCTCGCCCCAAGGTGCGGTGAAGGTGAACTCACCCATCGCCTGCGAAACGATGAAATAACCCATGTCCGAGCCTTTGGGCGAGAAAGCGCGATAACCGTTCGCGTCGGGTTCGGACTGTGCTTCGCCATAGCGGGTGGGGAACTTGGCGGCCTTGACCAGTATTTCCTCATTGCCGGTCTCCGGGCAGCGGTTGCGCACGACCCAGTCCCCCGCTTCCGCCGGCTTGGATTTCGTCTCCACGCCTTCGCCCTTGATAATGGTAACGATCACCTCTCCCGGCACGGCGGCACGGGCGTCGACGGGTTTGGTCTTGCGGGCGATGCCGGTCTTGCCCTCGCCCTTGACCGTCGCGAACAGGGCAATCTGGTCCTTGGTTGCTGCGGTGTCGGCGATTGCGGGAGAAAATCCGGCCGCGCTGCCAAGCAGCATGGCGGCGAGAAATGTGGCGTGCGTTATCTTCATTGCGTTAATCCCTGAAAGTCCTCCCAAACCATATCAGCATGAGCGGGCAGCCGAGCCAATTGCGATCGTGACCCTTAATGTATCGAAGGTAGATTGCGCTCTTCCCACTCACCCTTGGGAATGGCCTCGCCAACCAGAAACTCGAAGGCCGCGACCTTGGCGTGGTCCGGCGTCAGTTCACATTTGAATTTGAGATTGTACCATAGGCTCTTGCTGCGGAACGCCGCGCCGTCGGCCAGGATCGTGTTTTCCTCGAGTTTCGTGCCGGCCATGGCATAGGCAACGACGCGGTCTGGCTGGAGGTCGTTGCGCCACGCATGCAGCTGGTCCATCGCCTCGATATTGCACAATTGTTCCGAGCGATCGGCCTCGGCCAGTTCCCGCAGGCCTTCCCGCGCCTGCCTGCTGCGCGGATCGGCAAGGGTTGCCTCCGACATCATCCTGCTGGCCCTGACCATCACGGGCGGCTGGTCGTCCGGCTGGACCGGCAGGGGAACCGGCGCCGGGCCGAATCTGTCAGTCGACGGCGGCGAGGATGGCATGGCCGACGCCTCATCTTGCTGCTCGGGCTCTCCGGCTACTGCCGGCACTTCACTCGGCCGAACGATCTCAACAGTGACATTGTGCTCCTGCGGCACGTCCAGCGGCCTCGTTCCGGACAGGGCGATCAGAAGGACAACGACAATGACATGAAGCAGGATCGAGGCCGGGATACCCCATCCGACACGTCGCGAAGATGCGGTGAGGATAACGTCGGAAACTGCGCTCATTTTCCTGTTTTGTTCTGGCCCTCGGGGGTAAGCTTCCATCCTGATTCGCGTCAATCGAGATTCGTCCGGCTGGCCAACTAGCTGTGGACGGTTTGGCGTAATTGTGAATTGCGGGCAACACGCTGCATTTGTTCACCGCCCGCCAACGGCATCTGGTACGGCAGGGAGCAGGCAAGATCGGGGAAGTCATGGCAGAGGCAGCACAAAAGTTCGGCGTGGCCGAAACACCGCTTTATCGCGAAGCGCCGAACAATATCGAGGCCGAGCAGGCGCTGCTTGGCGCCATCCTCGTCAACAACGACGCCTTCTACCGCGTTTCGGATTTCCTCAAGGCCTCGCATTTCTACGAGCCGCTGCACCGCAAGATCTTCGAGATTGCGGCCGAGATGATCCGCATGGGCAAGATGGCCAATCCGGTCACGCTCAGGAACTTCGTGCCGGCCGATCAGAAGGTCGGCGACATGACGGTGGCCCACTATCTCGCCCGCCTTGCGGCGGAAGCCGTCACCGTCATCAACGCCGCCGACTACGGCCGCGCCATCTACGATCTGGCCACGCGCCGCGCGCTGATCACGGTCGGCGAGGACATGGTCAACATCGCCTATGACGCGCCCGTCGACATGGCCCCGCAAGAGCAGATCGAGGACGCCGAGCGCCGCCTGTTCGAGCTGGCCGAAACCGGCCG
Protein-coding regions in this window:
- a CDS encoding cyclopropane-fatty-acyl-phospholipid synthase family protein, with the protein product MNILLQRIIDRLVRTGNLSVTGPNGSTHTFGDSTGEPVHVVINTRHAERAIAFDPMLALPEAFMEGELDVVEGDILGVLRIAFQNMGPGGIEASWTKAVEGLRHAFRRFYQLNTAGRSRRNVQRHYDLSGELYKLFLDDDMQYSCAYFERPDMTLEEAQLAKKRHIAAKLRIKPGQNVLDIGSGWGGLGLYLARTFDADVLGVTLSTEQHAVATERANAEGLENHVHFELRDYRHLTERFDRIVSVGMFEHVGVNHYRTFFDKVATLLKPDGVMVLHSIGRSGPPSATNAFIRKHIFPGGYIPALSEVLPHIEKSGLMVSDVEVLRMHYADTLKAWRERFMANRERAKEIYDERFCRMWEFYLAGSEAAFRWQDLMVFQIQLTRRNDIVPLTRDYIGKCEKALSMHEAAHQPEAETVKKPQRSRRIPEAGE
- a CDS encoding YnfA family protein, yielding MTIPIFIAAAICEIAGCFAFWAWWRLEKSPLWLVPGVVSLILFAWLLTLVDTQAAGRAYATYGGIYIAASLFWLWLAEGVRPDRWDVLGAAICVAGASIILFAPRGA
- a CDS encoding AraC family transcriptional regulator, coding for MDPVSKALWFVESHFAKEISLDDIALVGGVSRFHLSRAFVAATGQSVIRYVRGRRLSEAARALADGAPDILGVAIDAGYGSHEAFTRAFRDQFGLTPEALRAQHHHDNIELVEPIIMSDQPTVTLEEPRFVEGKAMLIAGLGERYEYDRTNNLIPALWQRFNEYEGSIPGAVPNAWYGLCCNFDDTSFEYVSGVEVKDFSEMPKEFSCVRVSPQKYAVFTHRDHISAIRGTMHTIWSKWLPESQYKSADAPSFERYGPEFDPRSGNGGLEIWVPIKE
- a CDS encoding DUF930 domain-containing protein, translated to MSAVSDVILTASSRRVGWGIPASILLHVIVVVLLIALSGTRPLDVPQEHNVTVEIVRPSEVPAVAGEPEQQDEASAMPSSPPSTDRFGPAPVPLPVQPDDQPPVMVRASRMMSEATLADPRSRQAREGLRELAEADRSEQLCNIEAMDQLHAWRNDLQPDRVVAYAMAGTKLEENTILADGAAFRSKSLWYNLKFKCELTPDHAKVAAFEFLVGEAIPKGEWEERNLPSIH